Proteins co-encoded in one Polaromonas vacuolata genomic window:
- a CDS encoding IS30 family transposase → MIYTHLTRDERYQIAILVKANFNQSEIAKMMDRDKSSISRELRRNRGLRGYRPKQANDKAQERRLACANSPRVADSTWAVVEEKLAEAWSPEQISGHLEARCQPGVSYESIYQYIYADKRAGGSLHKTLRCQKTRKKRSSGRERRGTISRQVSIELRPAIVLERARFGDWEADLVIGAGQKQALVTINERVSRYSIIFHVPFKTAQAVGDALITLLKPFAHCVHTLTTDNGKEFSQHERIASALSADFFFAHPYASWERGTNENMNGLIRQFFPKGMRFNCITDDDIALAMHRLNHRPRKCLGYRTPHQVFMEELKSN, encoded by the coding sequence ATGATTTACACACACCTCACCCGTGACGAACGTTACCAGATTGCAATCCTCGTCAAAGCAAACTTCAATCAAAGTGAAATTGCAAAAATGATGGACCGTGATAAATCGAGCATCAGCCGTGAGTTGCGTCGTAACCGCGGTCTACGAGGCTATCGCCCTAAGCAGGCAAATGACAAAGCCCAAGAACGTAGACTTGCCTGCGCCAATAGTCCTAGAGTTGCTGACTCGACATGGGCTGTAGTGGAGGAAAAGTTGGCTGAGGCTTGGAGCCCCGAACAAATCAGCGGCCACCTCGAAGCTCGATGCCAACCCGGTGTTAGCTATGAGAGCATTTACCAGTACATCTACGCTGACAAACGCGCGGGCGGCAGCTTGCATAAAACACTGCGTTGCCAGAAGACGCGAAAAAAACGCAGCAGCGGCCGTGAACGGCGCGGCACCATCTCTCGCCAGGTCTCAATAGAACTGCGACCCGCCATCGTGCTTGAGCGTGCGCGCTTTGGCGACTGGGAGGCTGATCTGGTGATTGGTGCCGGGCAGAAGCAAGCCCTAGTGACGATTAACGAGCGTGTCTCTCGGTATTCAATAATTTTCCACGTGCCATTCAAAACAGCGCAAGCCGTAGGGGACGCGTTAATCACTTTACTTAAACCATTCGCTCATTGCGTGCACACACTCACGACAGATAACGGCAAGGAATTTTCTCAGCATGAACGAATAGCTTCTGCGCTGAGTGCAGATTTCTTTTTCGCCCATCCATACGCCTCGTGGGAGCGTGGGACAAACGAGAATATGAACGGTTTGATTCGCCAGTTTTTCCCAAAGGGGATGCGCTTTAATTGCATCACCGACGATGACATTGCTTTAGCGATGCACAGGCTCAATCATCGTCCTAGAAAATGTTTGGGGTATCGAACACCGCATCAGGTTTTTATGGAAGAGTTAAAGTCCAACTAA
- a CDS encoding CoA-acylating methylmalonate-semialdehyde dehydrogenase, with product MTQAAISIGHYLNGQVSVPQTGRSQPVYNPATGAVTGHVALANAADVGVAVASAKAAFPAWSNLPPLRRARVMFKYLELLNANKDKLAHMITAEHGKVFTDAQGEVSRGIDIVEFACGIPQLLKGDFTDQVSTGIDNWTLRQPLGVVTGITPFNFPVMVPMWMFPVAIAAGNCFVLKPSPIDPSASIFMAELLKQAGLPDGVFSVVQGDKEAVDALLVHPDVMAISFVGSTPIANYIYETGAHHGKRVQALGGAKNHMVVMPDADLEQAVDALIGAGYGSAGERCMAISVAVLVGDVAEKLIPMLAARAKTLVIKDGENLDAEMGPIVTSIAHKRITGYIDLGVEEGAELLVDGRTFTGANAGSGCENGYWMGGTLFDHVTPDMRIYKEEIFGPVLGCVRVKDFAEAVDLINAHEFGNGVSCYTRDGHVAREFSRRIQVGMVGINVPIPVPMAWHGFGGWKKSLFGDMHAYGEEGVRFYTKQKSIMQRWPESIGKGAEFVMPTAK from the coding sequence ATGACACAAGCAGCGATCAGCATCGGCCACTATTTGAACGGCCAAGTCTCCGTTCCTCAGACTGGCCGTAGCCAGCCGGTCTACAACCCCGCCACCGGCGCAGTCACCGGTCATGTCGCGCTGGCTAATGCAGCAGATGTTGGTGTCGCCGTGGCCTCAGCCAAAGCTGCTTTCCCTGCTTGGAGCAATCTGCCACCGCTGCGCCGCGCTCGTGTGATGTTTAAATATCTTGAGCTGCTCAACGCGAATAAAGACAAGTTAGCGCACATGATTACCGCTGAGCACGGCAAGGTATTTACCGACGCGCAAGGCGAGGTCTCCCGCGGTATAGATATCGTTGAGTTCGCCTGTGGTATCCCACAACTGCTTAAAGGTGACTTCACCGATCAAGTCTCCACCGGCATAGACAACTGGACACTGCGCCAGCCCTTGGGTGTGGTCACCGGCATTACGCCGTTCAATTTCCCTGTGATGGTGCCAATGTGGATGTTTCCGGTGGCAATTGCCGCTGGTAATTGCTTTGTACTCAAGCCCAGCCCGATAGATCCAAGTGCCAGTATTTTTATGGCTGAGTTGCTCAAGCAAGCTGGCTTGCCAGATGGTGTTTTCAGCGTAGTGCAGGGCGATAAAGAAGCCGTTGATGCACTTTTGGTCCACCCGGATGTGATGGCGATTTCTTTTGTCGGCTCCACGCCAATTGCCAACTACATCTACGAAACCGGTGCCCATCACGGCAAGCGCGTACAAGCTTTGGGTGGTGCTAAAAATCACATGGTGGTTATGCCCGATGCTGACTTAGAGCAAGCTGTGGATGCGTTAATTGGCGCTGGCTACGGCTCGGCTGGCGAGCGTTGCATGGCGATTTCGGTCGCAGTATTGGTAGGCGATGTGGCGGAAAAGTTAATCCCCATGCTGGCCGCGCGCGCCAAGACTTTGGTCATTAAAGACGGCGAAAACCTCGACGCTGAGATGGGTCCTATCGTTACTTCTATCGCTCACAAGCGCATCACTGGCTATATCGATTTAGGTGTTGAAGAAGGTGCTGAACTGCTGGTGGACGGCCGTACCTTCACCGGTGCTAACGCTGGCAGCGGCTGTGAAAACGGTTACTGGATGGGTGGCACGCTGTTTGACCATGTCACTCCTGATATGCGCATTTACAAAGAAGAAATTTTTGGCCCAGTGCTAGGCTGCGTGCGCGTGAAAGACTTCGCCGAAGCGGTAGACCTGATCAATGCCCATGAGTTTGGTAACGGCGTGAGCTGCTACACCCGCGATGGCCATGTTGCTCGTGAATTTAGCCGCCGCATACAAGTTGGCATGGTTGGCATCAACGTGCCTATACCTGTACCTATGGCTTGGCACGGTTTTGGCGGTTGGAAGAAAAGTCTGTTTGGCGACATGCATGCCTATGGCGAAGAGGGCGTGCGTTTCTACACCAAGCAAAAGTCCATCATGCAGCGTTGGCCTGAAAGCATTGGTAAGGGTGCTGAATTTGTCATGCCGACTGCTAAGTAA
- a CDS encoding LysR family transcriptional regulator: protein MSTDHISPLLSDLHLLTVLASTRSFTQAALRLGVSKASASMRISELERSAGVMLVRRTTRSVGLTEAGQQMVNDMQPAFDRIQQSYTAARDLVGTPRGLIRVTAPVALGRQHLARIIANFLRQFPEIQIELELTDRFVNLAKEGFDLAIRHTNTPPETHVAWELCQTRSILLASADYLLRRGTPSHPSELSNHDCLLYLGSHAGNWTFIHKGKRKTPERIGVNIKGMLKANNSEVLRDAMLAGLGIGLLPDFSLPLTGTESSPALIQVLPDWQVQGFFGERIYALRPWSPQVPKSVEVFVTHLRQSFAQDFANADAR, encoded by the coding sequence ATGTCAACTGACCACATTTCTCCACTGCTTAGCGACTTGCACCTGCTTACCGTGTTGGCCAGCACTCGAAGCTTTACTCAGGCGGCCTTACGGCTAGGCGTGTCCAAGGCCTCGGCCAGCATGCGCATCAGCGAGCTAGAGCGCTCAGCCGGTGTGATGCTGGTGCGGCGTACTACGCGCTCAGTCGGCCTGACCGAAGCCGGCCAGCAAATGGTCAACGATATGCAGCCGGCGTTTGACCGCATCCAGCAAAGCTACACAGCCGCACGTGACTTGGTCGGCACGCCGCGCGGCCTGATCCGCGTGACTGCGCCGGTGGCATTAGGTCGACAGCATTTGGCGCGCATCATCGCCAACTTTTTGCGTCAGTTTCCAGAGATACAAATAGAGCTGGAGTTAACCGACCGCTTTGTGAATTTAGCCAAAGAAGGTTTTGATCTAGCCATACGTCACACCAACACACCGCCTGAAACCCATGTGGCGTGGGAGTTGTGCCAAACCCGCTCCATATTGCTGGCCAGCGCGGATTACCTGTTACGGCGCGGCACGCCCAGCCATCCCTCGGAGCTGAGTAACCACGACTGCCTGCTTTACCTAGGCAGCCACGCCGGCAACTGGACGTTCATACATAAAGGTAAGCGCAAGACCCCAGAGCGCATAGGCGTGAACATCAAAGGCATGCTCAAAGCCAATAACAGCGAAGTGCTGCGCGACGCCATGCTGGCCGGACTCGGTATTGGCCTGCTGCCAGATTTCAGCTTGCCTCTTACCGGCACAGAGTCGTCGCCTGCATTAATACAAGTGCTGCCAGACTGGCAGGTACAAGGCTTTTTTGGTGAACGAATTTATGCGTTACGCCCGTGGTCGCCTCAGGTTCCTAAGTCGGTAGAAGTGTTTGTCACCCATCTGCGTCAAAGCTTTGCGCAAGACTTCGCCAATGCGGACGCCAGATAA
- the mnmA gene encoding tRNA 2-thiouridine(34) synthase MnmA: protein MGTSNRKRVVVGLSGGVDSAVTAWMLKQQGHEVIGIFMKNWEDDDDSEFCSSNIDFVDAAAVADVIDIEIEHVNFAADYKDRVFAEFLREYQAGRTPNPDILCNAEIKFKAFLDHAMRLGAEKIATGHYARVRQNSQSGLFELLKGLDPSKDQSYFLHRLSQAQLSKTLFPIGEMHKTEVRRIAAEIGLPNARKKDSTGICFIGERPFRDFLNRYIAKAPGPIKTDKGRVLGEHIGLSFYTLGQRQGLGIGGVKAKGADLKAAQAKGLRGVGEHQAWFVARKDMDSNTLWVVQGHDHPWLASNSLSAQDCSWVAGSPPPQGLSDLAAKTRYRQADAACDLSQIILADDIKAISLSFEKAQWAVTPGQSAVLYQGDVCLGGGVIAASQNR, encoded by the coding sequence ATGGGAACAAGTAACAGAAAACGTGTGGTGGTCGGTTTAAGCGGTGGAGTCGACTCGGCTGTGACCGCTTGGATGCTTAAGCAACAAGGCCATGAGGTCATCGGTATCTTCATGAAGAACTGGGAGGATGACGACGACAGCGAGTTCTGCTCCTCCAACATTGACTTCGTTGATGCAGCTGCCGTAGCCGACGTGATTGACATAGAGATAGAACATGTCAACTTTGCGGCCGACTACAAAGACCGAGTATTTGCTGAATTCCTGCGTGAATATCAGGCTGGCCGCACACCCAACCCAGACATTCTGTGCAACGCAGAGATCAAATTCAAAGCTTTTTTAGACCATGCCATGCGCTTGGGTGCCGAAAAAATAGCCACTGGTCATTACGCGCGCGTCAGGCAAAACAGCCAAAGTGGTTTGTTCGAATTGCTCAAGGGACTGGACCCCTCTAAAGACCAAAGCTACTTTTTGCACCGTCTCAGTCAGGCCCAGCTTTCTAAGACCTTGTTTCCCATTGGAGAGATGCATAAAACTGAAGTACGCCGCATCGCCGCTGAGATCGGCTTACCCAATGCTCGTAAAAAAGACTCAACTGGCATTTGCTTTATCGGCGAGCGGCCCTTTCGTGACTTCCTCAACCGCTACATCGCCAAAGCGCCAGGCCCGATCAAAACGGATAAAGGCCGGGTATTAGGCGAGCACATTGGCCTATCTTTTTACACCTTAGGTCAACGCCAAGGCTTGGGTATAGGTGGCGTTAAAGCTAAAGGGGCTGACCTCAAAGCAGCCCAGGCCAAAGGTCTTCGCGGCGTGGGTGAGCACCAAGCTTGGTTTGTCGCTCGCAAAGACATGGACAGCAACACGCTGTGGGTAGTGCAAGGCCACGACCACCCTTGGCTGGCGTCAAACAGCCTGAGTGCACAAGACTGCAGCTGGGTAGCCGGCTCACCACCGCCTCAAGGACTTAGCGATCTAGCGGCTAAAACGCGCTACCGGCAAGCCGATGCGGCTTGCGATTTAAGTCAAATTATTTTGGCCGACGATATTAAAGCTATATCACTGTCTTTTGAGAAAGCCCAATGGGCCGTCACGCCTGGCCAATCAGCCGTACTCTATCAAGGCGATGTATGTCTAGGCGGTGGCGTCATTGCTGCCAGCCAAAATCGTTAA
- a CDS encoding type III secretion system chaperone: protein MDANQLLKCLGIAMGLPDLRFDENGCTRMLFDGKTAVSIEHDPETEALQIYSILGPIPSQEKENIYQQLLVGNLFCNQTLGATLAIDVTHHEIILCRNVNANNIGSEAFATIIEQFVATAEAWELKLNSPQQDVTTEITTNSIDMNTAFWRA, encoded by the coding sequence ATGGATGCAAATCAATTACTAAAATGTTTGGGTATTGCAATGGGTCTTCCCGACTTGCGGTTTGACGAAAACGGTTGTACGCGTATGTTGTTTGACGGGAAAACAGCAGTAAGCATAGAACATGATCCGGAAACAGAAGCACTTCAAATCTACTCAATCCTTGGTCCGATTCCATCCCAGGAAAAAGAAAATATTTACCAACAACTTTTAGTAGGAAATCTTTTCTGCAATCAAACCTTGGGCGCAACGCTAGCGATCGACGTGACGCACCACGAAATAATTCTATGCAGAAATGTAAATGCCAACAATATCGGTAGCGAAGCCTTTGCGACCATTATTGAACAGTTTGTGGCAACAGCAGAAGCATGGGAGCTGAAGCTAAACAGCCCACAACAAGATGTGACAACAGAAATCACCACTAACTCAATTGATATGAATACAGCTTTTTGGCGCGCTTAA
- a CDS encoding flagellar hook-length control protein FliK, protein MNNDKSVNLNLSIPDFGAQRSTDGFSDQQGGSGSTREEADSTARERFESLMAAKEKNQDKPSAALLGPTGSAGPGPAGPKSAEVMLQPFALFQPQYALNGRPEKVMATNLLGRVDHLFGRMMVGDGSSGNRQVRIELQDDALPGVSITVQQIDGRLQVDFVCSNEQSRLQLNRAAPSLANQLAARLKQDVLVRVQTDDDEDLCLYEIVGTAFT, encoded by the coding sequence TTTAAATTTATCTATTCCCGATTTTGGCGCTCAACGCTCGACAGATGGGTTTTCAGATCAACAGGGCGGTAGTGGATCAACACGTGAAGAAGCCGATTCAACCGCACGAGAACGTTTTGAAAGCTTGATGGCTGCTAAAGAAAAAAATCAGGATAAGCCTTCAGCTGCGTTACTAGGACCAACTGGGTCTGCAGGCCCTGGTCCAGCCGGCCCCAAGTCAGCAGAAGTTATGCTTCAGCCCTTTGCGCTGTTTCAGCCGCAATACGCGCTGAACGGTAGACCTGAAAAAGTTATGGCGACGAATTTGTTAGGGCGTGTTGATCATCTCTTTGGTCGAATGATGGTGGGAGATGGCAGCAGTGGCAACCGACAAGTGCGCATAGAACTTCAGGACGATGCATTGCCAGGCGTGAGCATAACCGTGCAGCAAATCGATGGGCGTTTGCAGGTGGATTTTGTCTGTAGCAATGAGCAGTCTCGTTTGCAGCTCAACCGCGCCGCACCAAGCTTGGCCAATCAACTCGCCGCTCGCCTTAAGCAAGATGTGCTTGTTCGGGTGCAAACAGATGATGACGAAGATCTTTGCTTGTATGAAATCGTTGGGACAGCTTTCACATGA
- a CDS encoding MipA/OmpV family protein, with amino-acid sequence MISFSNLNSLSLTTIIFSAFVSTGVARAGVGVDPLTEVLDSTGSAGLGLLAQAAPSPYKDGGVRFDLLPLYLYEGKTLFLRANRGGLKLFSDNAQRLDLFLEQRLEGFPVDRLPSSLVGMANRDSGIDLGLSYRNTQPWGTVHAEFLHDAGNTSKGNEARLGYSYQWRSGLWSLRPSLTFAMRDAKLNNYYYGVRPNEARTGRLSYMPGAGVNTTLGLYGAYDLTQRWQLLGGVSVTSFSQGIKASPIVEKGVIPALYFGAAYNFGVQQRGWAQDESPTYFKALYGKATEDGCHLIKILTARCFATNTANPTSIAGIQIGKTFIQELNGWPLDFVGYVGLTDHSDRGLQSNGLQLDLFMKAYYSGFAWSQKIKTRLGLGVGLSAAQRVPYAEIESGKTGSRLLNYLDPTLDVSLGDLIGSRALKNTFIGVGVSHRSGIFGTSSLLGNVNGGSNYIYTYLETAL; translated from the coding sequence ATGATTTCTTTTTCAAATCTCAATTCGCTATCTTTAACAACCATTATTTTTTCAGCTTTTGTTAGCACTGGCGTTGCTCGTGCTGGTGTTGGCGTTGATCCCTTGACCGAGGTACTTGATTCCACTGGTAGCGCCGGGTTAGGTCTGTTGGCGCAGGCTGCGCCTTCGCCCTATAAGGACGGTGGTGTGCGTTTTGACCTGCTGCCGCTTTATCTTTACGAAGGTAAGACTCTTTTCTTGCGCGCTAACCGAGGTGGTCTTAAGCTATTTTCTGATAATGCTCAACGTTTGGATTTATTTCTTGAGCAACGACTTGAAGGCTTTCCAGTTGATAGGTTGCCCTCTAGCCTTGTTGGAATGGCTAACCGTGACAGCGGCATTGATTTGGGCTTGTCATACCGCAACACCCAGCCTTGGGGCACTGTGCATGCAGAATTTCTACACGATGCGGGCAACACCTCCAAAGGTAATGAAGCGCGGCTCGGTTATAGCTATCAGTGGCGTTCAGGTCTTTGGTCACTGCGACCTAGCCTTACCTTCGCTATGCGCGACGCAAAGCTTAATAATTACTACTACGGTGTAAGACCTAATGAGGCTAGAACTGGTCGTTTAAGCTATATGCCTGGCGCTGGCGTGAACACTACGTTAGGCCTTTATGGTGCGTATGACTTAACTCAGCGCTGGCAATTGCTAGGGGGTGTTTCGGTGACTAGTTTTAGTCAAGGCATCAAGGCTAGCCCGATAGTGGAGAAGGGGGTTATTCCGGCTTTGTATTTTGGCGCGGCTTATAACTTTGGCGTTCAGCAGCGCGGATGGGCGCAAGACGAATCGCCTACCTATTTCAAAGCTTTGTATGGCAAAGCAACTGAAGATGGTTGCCATCTCATCAAAATACTGACGGCGCGTTGCTTTGCAACAAATACGGCCAATCCAACCAGTATTGCCGGCATTCAAATAGGTAAAACTTTTATTCAAGAATTGAACGGTTGGCCGCTGGACTTCGTTGGCTATGTCGGCTTAACAGATCATAGCGACCGAGGCTTGCAGTCCAATGGTTTGCAACTTGACTTGTTTATGAAGGCTTACTACTCAGGCTTTGCCTGGAGTCAGAAAATCAAGACGCGTCTTGGCCTAGGTGTTGGTTTATCCGCGGCGCAGCGTGTGCCTTATGCCGAAATTGAGAGCGGCAAGACGGGTTCTCGCTTGCTCAACTATCTTGATCCAACGCTCGACGTAAGCTTGGGTGACCTGATTGGTTCGCGTGCGCTGAAAAATACATTTATAGGCGTTGGCGTATCGCATCGATCTGGCATTTTTGGCACCTCCAGTCTTTTGGGTAACGTCAATGGCGGCTCGAACTATATCTACACCTATCTTGAGACTGCGCTTTGA
- a CDS encoding NUDIX hydrolase: MKTRWKPSVTVAAVIERDFDGVRKFLLVEEETRDGLKLNNPAGHLDPGENPEQACARETLEETAFHFKPEAIIGVYMSRFERATPGQNDIEDITYLRFAFCGQLGAFVPGQALDEGIVRAVWLSEAEIRASTAMHRSPLLIKCLDDYLIGQRFPLSLLTTDDSVYAQHPAAITTTLTPALVPAKNLTTVL, from the coding sequence ATGAAAACACGATGGAAACCCAGCGTCACCGTAGCGGCTGTGATTGAACGCGACTTTGACGGCGTACGCAAATTTTTGCTGGTCGAAGAGGAAACCCGCGACGGTCTGAAATTAAATAATCCAGCCGGACACCTAGACCCCGGTGAGAACCCAGAACAAGCTTGCGCGCGTGAAACCCTGGAGGAGACCGCGTTTCACTTCAAACCCGAAGCCATTATTGGCGTTTACATGTCACGCTTTGAGCGCGCCACACCAGGCCAAAATGACATTGAGGACATCACTTATCTGCGTTTTGCCTTTTGCGGTCAGCTAGGCGCATTCGTACCTGGTCAAGCCTTAGACGAAGGCATAGTGCGCGCAGTTTGGTTAAGCGAAGCCGAAATCCGAGCCAGCACCGCCATGCACCGCAGCCCACTGCTCATCAAGTGTCTGGACGATTACTTGATAGGCCAACGCTTTCCCCTGTCACTGCTTACCACTGACGATTCGGTTTACGCCCAACATCCCGCGGCAATAACGACAACTCTTACGCCCGCGCTAGTGCCCGCGAAAAACCTCACCACCGTGCTTTAA
- a CDS encoding FliM/FliN family flagellar motor switch protein gives MTQNFSPLPLSLLRLSRNEVDARNLIVQRAQALEIELQDQICTVTLEPLLAMHMHESTFSSDDWLVQAQWAGAPFDIVLPASAAQSWMAARFPELALADMPDCLAAALLETVFEDLSCMQLLCSRGQLQIQSLAQNPQSSRSLPQCFALSLSSLSGCIYGQIQTDSLGLMLMAGLMSSLPMQDNRIDVDALPIVLNVEIGRTCLTTKALSELALGDSVLFDHIWIGQDQSLWLGYEDIGVRVRWQDFDLQVIEPLQVTDLRMFLDKESDMNQHNISPISEVGIDLRFDLGQRSILLSDLKAMQVGQTLSLDRPLSASVTIRANGTAIGTGELVGGFKLEVQQRVSWTLTLP, from the coding sequence ATGACGCAAAACTTTTCGCCTCTACCGCTGTCGTTGTTAAGGCTAAGCCGCAACGAGGTTGATGCCCGCAACCTAATCGTCCAACGCGCTCAAGCGTTGGAGATAGAACTGCAAGACCAAATCTGCACAGTCACGCTTGAGCCGCTTTTGGCCATGCACATGCATGAGTCGACTTTCAGTAGTGACGATTGGCTGGTGCAAGCGCAGTGGGCGGGCGCACCTTTTGACATTGTTTTACCAGCCAGTGCGGCCCAATCTTGGATGGCTGCACGCTTTCCAGAATTGGCGCTTGCGGACATGCCCGACTGTCTTGCTGCGGCCTTGCTTGAAACGGTTTTTGAAGATCTGTCCTGTATGCAGCTTCTGTGTAGTCGGGGTCAATTACAAATTCAATCATTGGCGCAAAATCCGCAATCTAGCCGCAGTCTGCCGCAATGCTTTGCGCTGAGCTTGAGTAGTCTGAGCGGCTGTATCTACGGTCAGATTCAAACTGATTCATTAGGCCTTATGTTGATGGCGGGTTTGATGTCAAGTTTGCCAATGCAAGATAACCGTATTGATGTCGACGCTTTGCCGATTGTGTTGAATGTTGAAATTGGAAGAACCTGCCTGACAACAAAAGCACTCTCTGAACTAGCGCTAGGTGATAGCGTTTTGTTTGACCATATCTGGATTGGTCAAGACCAATCGCTTTGGTTGGGTTACGAAGATATCGGCGTACGCGTGCGTTGGCAAGATTTTGATTTGCAAGTAATTGAGCCTCTGCAAGTGACAGATCTGCGCATGTTTTTAGACAAGGAATCGGATATGAATCAACACAATATTTCACCCATTTCTGAAGTTGGAATTGATCTGCGTTTTGATTTAGGACAGCGCAGCATATTGCTCAGTGATTTAAAAGCAATGCAAGTCGGTCAAACTTTAAGTCTTGATCGGCCATTAAGTGCAAGTGTAACTATCCGAGCTAACGGCACAGCGATTGGTACCGGCGAATTGGTGGGCGGATTCAAGCTTGAAGTGCAACAGCGTGTTAGTTGGACTTTAACTCTTCCATAA
- a CDS encoding class I SAM-dependent methyltransferase, with protein MKRDWADGYVSDINYSFGYYQELAPSFIQFALLLNGYSPPATHGKYNYCELGFGHGVSANIFAAANPRGQFWGTDINPDHALFASNIANTSGISANWKDCSFEEFLELDTPQFDFITLHGVWSWISPAAQHTIVEILRRKLKVGGAVFLSYNVLPGWGAEMPLRELLRMHTQYASPTGTTTSNKITQALNFAQTLKESGAAYFTEHPQAANQLQDMLGSDSSYLAHEYFNRSWEITYFADLAATLEAAKLTFACSLHASDLLGEFRHKPQFNGLLDKNASNLLRETVNDYALNRRFRRDVFVRGARRLSEQERNARLLALKFMPVKATEEISLQAKTPYGSFTLSESLYRPVINAFSSVIKPITLNQLRQDQEVATLSVSDLVEVIGVMVARQDIHPIFENEDFSYAKTQCKKLNQVIAERALYYNDIKYLSSPVTGKAVEANRFELLFWLAWQEGKRTPEELAKRGWEYFSALGQPMATANGLMNTEHDSLTAFKNNAHRFVEKILPLWLKLEILTHDLKNK; from the coding sequence ATGAAGAGAGATTGGGCTGATGGTTATGTCTCGGATATCAATTACTCGTTCGGTTACTACCAAGAACTAGCACCCAGCTTCATTCAATTTGCATTACTTTTAAACGGCTACTCACCGCCAGCAACACACGGCAAATACAACTATTGTGAATTAGGATTCGGGCATGGAGTATCAGCCAATATATTCGCAGCAGCAAATCCACGCGGACAATTCTGGGGCACAGACATCAACCCCGATCACGCCCTTTTCGCCAGCAATATAGCCAACACATCTGGGATTTCTGCAAACTGGAAGGATTGCAGCTTCGAGGAATTTTTAGAACTAGACACACCACAATTTGATTTCATCACACTTCACGGCGTTTGGTCTTGGATAAGTCCAGCAGCGCAGCACACAATCGTTGAAATCTTACGTCGTAAACTTAAAGTAGGCGGTGCCGTTTTTCTAAGCTACAACGTGCTGCCAGGATGGGGGGCAGAAATGCCACTGCGAGAGCTGCTGCGCATGCACACACAATACGCATCACCGACAGGCACAACCACATCAAATAAAATAACTCAAGCTTTGAACTTTGCGCAAACCTTGAAGGAAAGCGGCGCGGCGTATTTCACAGAGCATCCCCAAGCAGCTAATCAATTACAAGACATGCTCGGAAGCGACAGCAGTTATCTCGCGCATGAATACTTTAATCGCTCATGGGAGATAACTTATTTTGCCGATCTAGCCGCGACGCTAGAAGCAGCCAAACTCACATTTGCCTGCTCTCTGCACGCATCAGATCTTTTGGGAGAGTTTCGCCATAAGCCACAGTTCAATGGTTTACTCGACAAAAATGCCAGTAATTTATTGCGTGAAACCGTCAATGATTACGCATTAAACAGGCGCTTTAGACGTGATGTATTTGTACGTGGCGCAAGACGATTATCTGAACAGGAAAGAAATGCACGACTGCTTGCACTAAAGTTCATGCCAGTCAAAGCGACCGAAGAAATCAGTCTACAGGCTAAAACACCATATGGCTCATTTACGTTATCTGAATCACTTTACAGACCTGTTATCAACGCATTTTCAAGTGTCATCAAACCCATAACTTTAAACCAACTCAGACAAGATCAAGAGGTTGCAACATTGAGCGTGAGCGACCTAGTAGAAGTAATAGGTGTAATGGTTGCAAGACAAGATATACATCCAATATTTGAAAATGAAGATTTTTCATACGCAAAAACACAATGTAAAAAACTCAATCAAGTAATTGCAGAGCGAGCACTTTATTACAACGATATCAAATATCTATCGTCGCCAGTAACAGGAAAAGCCGTTGAAGCCAATCGTTTTGAATTACTTTTTTGGCTTGCTTGGCAGGAAGGAAAACGAACACCCGAAGAGCTGGCAAAGCGAGGATGGGAATATTTTTCAGCCTTAGGTCAACCTATGGCGACTGCTAACGGCTTAATGAACACCGAACATGACTCGCTGACAGCCTTTAAAAATAACGCACATCGCTTCGTTGAAAAAATTCTGCCTCTTTGGCTTAAATTAGAAATACTGACGCACGACTTAAAAAATAAATAA